The Benincasa hispida cultivar B227 unplaced genomic scaffold, ASM972705v1 Contig316, whole genome shotgun sequence genome includes a region encoding these proteins:
- the LOC120069333 gene encoding GDSL esterase/lipase At1g71250 gives MITEQCRFAMATVLIVVLIFLKCSKEMVVAENYRVSAVFVFGDSLVDVGNNNFLHSAARANYYPYGIDYDGGPTGRFSNGRTVIDMFVDMLGIPNAPEFANPDTSGDRIYNGVNYASAAAGILDETGRHYGDRYSLSEQVVNFESTLNELRRSMGSWNLTRYLSKSIAFLAFGSNDYINNYLLPNLYTSRFRYTSKQFANLLLNRYTRQLLALQSVGLRKFVVAGVGPLGCIPNQRATGVAIPGRCVDSVNEMLGAFNEGLRSLVIQLNSQHPDSTFVYTNIYGIFGDILNNPETYGFRVVDTACCGVGLNRGQITCLPLQFPCLNRKEYVFWDAFHPTEAASAILAGRAFRGPPSDSYPINVQQLALI, from the exons ATGATCACTGAACAATGTCGGTTTGCCATGGCCACCGTTCTCATCGTCGTACTCATATTCCTCAAATGTTCGAAGGAGATGGTTGTAGCGGAAAATTACAGGGTTTCGGCGGTTTTCGTGTTTGGGGATTCTCTTGTGGATGTTGGCAACAATAATTTTCTTCACTCAGCTGCAAGAGCAAATTATTATCCTTATGGGATTGATTATGATGGTGGTCCTACTGGGAGATTCTCTAATGGACGAACAGTTATAGATATGTTTG TGGACATGCTTGGAATTCCCAACGCTCCAGAATTTGCAAATCCGGACACTTCCGGGGACAGAATATATAACGGCGTCAACTATGCTTCGGCGGCTGCCGGCATACTCGACGAGACTGGCAGACACTAC GGAGATAGGTACAGTCTGAGCGAACAAGTGGTGAATTTCGAAAGCACTCTAAATGAGTTGAGGAGATCGATGGGGAGTTGGAATCTTACTCGTTACTTATCAAAATCCATAGCTTTTTTGGCGTTTGGAAGCAACGATTACATAAACAACTACTTGTTGCCAAATCTGTACACTTCTAGATTCAGATACACCTCTAAACAATTTGCCAACCTTCTCCTAAACCGCTACACTCGACAGCTTCTC GCACTGCAAAGCGTAGGGTTGAGAAAGTTTGTGGTGGCCGGTGTAGGGCCGTTGGGTTGCATCCCAAACCAGAGGGCAACCGGCGTTGCCATTCCAGGGCGGTGCGTCGATAGTGTGAACGAGATGCTTGGAGCTTTTAATGAAGGGCTGAGATCGCTAGTAATTCAGCTGAATAGCCAGCATCCTGATTCCACCTTTGTGTATACAAATATCTATGGCATTTTTGGCGACATATTGAACAACCCCGAAACCTACG GGTTTAGAGTGGTGGACACAGCGTGCTGTGGAGTAGGTCTAAACAGAGGCCAAATCACATGTTTACCGCTCCAATTTCCATGCCTTAACCGAAAGGAGTACGTGTTTTGGGATGCCTTTCACCCAACTGAAGCTGCCTCTGCCATTCTTGCCGGCCGAGCTTTCCGAGGTCCGCCCTCCGATTCTTATCCCATCAATGTCCAACAGCTGGCCCTCATCTGA